DNA sequence from the Stenotrophomonas sp. 24(2023) genome:
GCCGCATCCACGCATGGCGTGGATCTACGGGAGGGCATGGCGCCCCGGTGTAGCGCCAGGCCATGCCTGGCGGGTTGTGTCCGTTGCGGGAGATTGCGTCGGAGGCCCATCCACGCATGGCGTGGATCTACGGGAGGGCGTGGCGCCCCGGTGTAGCGCCAGGCCATGCCTGGCGGATTGTTTCCGTTGCGGGAGATTGCGCCGGAGGCCACATCCACGCATGGCGTGGATCTACGGGAGGGCCTGGCGCCCCGGTGTAGCGCCAGGCCATGCCTGGCGGGTTGTGTCCGTTGCGGGAGATTGCGCCGGAGGCCCATCCACGCATGGCGTGGATCTACGGGAGGGCGTGGCGCCCCGGTGTAGCGCCAGGCCATGCCTGGCGGATTGTTTCCGTTGCGGGAGATTGCGCCGGAGGCCGCATCCACGCATGGCGTGGATCTACGGGAGGGCGTGGCGCCCCGGTGTAGCGCCAGGCCATGCCTGGCGGGTTGTGTCCGTTCCACGCATGGCGTGGATCTGCCGGTTACAGCACGATCTGTTGGAAATTCTCGACGCGGGTGTGGCCGTGCGCGGCGTCACCGGTGCGCGGCAGCGGGTAATCGTCAAGGCGGTCCAGCAGACGCGTCTGCAGACCGGCGTCACGGGCGGCATCCAGTTCCTCGACCACGTCGGACAGGAACAGGATCTCACCCGCCGGCATGCCGATCGCGCGCACGATGTGGCGGTAGCTGTCGGCCTCGCGCTTGCCGCCCACTTCGGTGTCGAACCAGCCCGACACCAGCGGGGCCAGGTCGCCGGCATCGCTGAAGCCGAAGAACAGCTTCTGCGCCGGCACCGAACCGGACGAGTACACGTACAGCGGCAGGCCGGCGGCGTGCCACCCCTTCAGCACTGGTGCCACCTCCGGGTAGAAGTGGGCGGTGTAGTCGCCGCGGCGGTAGCCGGCATCCCAGATCAGGCCCTGCAGGGCCTTCAGCGCGGTGTGCTTGCGGTCCTGGTCGATCCAGCCCTGCAGCGTCTCCACGATCACGCCATCCTGGCAGGCACCGCCGATCTCGGCCGCCACCAGGTCCAGCCAGCGGCGGACGTCCGGCTGCTGGCCGTGTTCGGCGACGAAGCCGGGCAGGGCCTTGCGGGCGTA
Encoded proteins:
- the mtnC gene encoding acireductone synthase, which produces MQPRVILTDIEGTTSSISFVKNVLFPYARKALPGFVAEHGQQPDVRRWLDLVAAEIGGACQDGVIVETLQGWIDQDRKHTALKALQGLIWDAGYRRGDYTAHFYPEVAPVLKGWHAAGLPLYVYSSGSVPAQKLFFGFSDAGDLAPLVSGWFDTEVGGKREADSYRHIVRAIGMPAGEILFLSDVVEELDAARDAGLQTRLLDRLDDYPLPRTGDAAHGHTRVENFQQIVL